One Candidatus Lernaella stagnicola genomic window, GGCGTCGGTTTGTGCTTTTGCCGCCGACTCGGAGTTGCTCCAGACCAGCGGCCAAGCGGCGGTCGGGCAAAAGGTGCCCTGGTTTTCGGGTTGGACGGTAGACGACCAGGTCTTCAACCTGAAAAAGGCGTGGGCCGATCCGGCGACCAAGCGCGTGGCGTTAGTGTTTTGGGCCACGACGTGCGCCCCGTGCCGCGTGGGCATGCAGCGGCTTTGTCAGGCGAAAGCGAAGTTGGAGCGTGCGCACGTCAAGGTCGTGTTGGTGAATGTCGGCGAGCCGGTCGGCACCGTGCGGCGGTTCCTCAAAACCCACCCGCAAAAGTTCACGGTGGTGGTCGACCAATACGGACATTCGAAAAAGGCCTTCCTGAACAACGGCGACGGCCCGACGCCCGTGCCGCGCACGGCCATCATCGGCCGCGGCGGAAAGGTGATCCGCATCATCGGCGCCGAGGGCAGCGATTACATCAACCAGATTGTGAAGTGAGGTGATTGGATGCAATTCGTGAATCGAAACCGGAATTTGTTTGTTGTCGTCGCTGTTGTCGCCTGTTTGGCGGTCTTGATCGTGTGGACGTTCGCTCTGGCCGCAGGTGACAAGAAGGTCGCGGTGTTGGAGTTGGTCAACAAGGCGGGCATCACCGACGATGAGGCGTATTTTCTCACGGATAAGGTGCGGCGGACGGCGAGCCAGACTCTGCCCATCAGCCATTTCACGATCATGACCAGTGAGAATATCCAAGAGATGTTGCCACCGGGCAAGGACCTGGCCAAGTGCACCGATGCAGCTTGCGAGGTGGAATTAGGCCGGGAAATCGGCGCCGAGTACCTGATCACCGGTGAGATCATCCGTTACGCGGGCGACTTGCGCGTGCAAATCAAGGTCCATCATGTGCCGTCGGGCCATTTCATCGGCAGCGAAGACACCAAGGCCGGTTCGTTGGAAGATCAGGAAGGCATGCTCACGGCGAGTTCCTCGATTTTGATGAACAAGGTGCTTCGGCACGCGGGCGTACAGGCTCCGGCTCGTGCCGGAGGCGGGGCCGTTTTCGTTCAGCCCACTCAACCGACTGGGCCATCCGGGCAGGCGGAGGTGCGGGTGTTGGCCCCGACGGAATTACCACCCCCAACAGCCACCGGTCCGGCGGGTTTGTACATCACTAGCAAACCGGCGGGGGCGGAAGTCTACCTGGGTCAGACGAAGGCTGGGACGACTTCGCCAGCTTTCCAGAAAGTGAATTTACAGACCGGCACGAATGTTCGTATCACACTCAAAATGGACCTCTATCACGATGCCATCTTTGACGCGCAGCTCAAGCCGGGAATTACGAAGTTTGAGGGCGTCGAACTCAAGCCCGCCTTCGGCTCACTGAAGATAGAATCCGAGCCTTCCGGCGCCGACGTGTTGATCGGTGGCGAGAAGGTCGGCACGACGCCGTTTTCAGACCAACGTTATCCGTCCGGCCAGTACCTCGTGACGGTGAAAAAAGAATGGTATTTGCCGCAAGAGGACATTCAAATCACGGTCAGCGACGGCCAGGCCACGACGAAGATGTTTGCCCTGTCGCAAGACTTCGGCACGCTGGAGGTGGCGTCCGAGCCCACCGGCGCGACCGTAACGCTCGACGGCAAGAAACTCGGCACGACGCCGGGCAGTTGGCGGGTGCCGCCGGTGATGGGCGGCAAGCTGGAAGTGACGCTGGCCAGGCATCGTGGCAAGTCCTTCCAGATTACCATCGACCGCAATCAAACTGTGAAGATCACCGCCGAACAGGCGACGCTGACGGCAAAGGTTGGCTCGTTGCAAGTGTACGCCGACCCGCCGGAGCCGGGGGCGAAGGTGTTTGTGGATGGCCGTGAGGTTGGGACCGCCCCGGCGACGGTGGGCGATCTGATCGAAGGCGGCCACGAAGTGAAGGTTGAAACCAAGGACAAATCCGGCACATCCACGGTCAATATCCAGGAAGGGCAAACGGCGGTGGCCACGGTGCCGCTGGGGAATCGCAGTGGTCTTGCCGCGGGTGGCGCGGTGTGGACGGATTCGTCGACGGGATTGACATGGCAGGTATCGCCGACGGGTGGGGAAATGAAGTGGTCTGCGGCGAAATCTCACTGCGAGGGCCTGAGCCTTGGGGGCCAGAGCGGCTGGCGTTTGCCGACGATCACGGAATTGCGGAGCCTGATCCGCGGCTGCCCTGCCACGCAGAAGGGTGGTTCCTGCGGCGTGACGGACTCGTGCTTGAGTTATAAAAGTTGCCGGACCAGTGTTTGTGATGGCTGTTCCAGCAAAGGCGGCCCTGGTTCGGGCGGCGCGTATTGGCCCCCCGATCTTTCGGGCGAGGTGAGTTGGTATTGGTCGTCCTCGGCGGTCGCGGACCTCGACCGCTACGCGTGGTACGTCTATTTCTACGACGGCGACGTCTACAACGGCGGCTACGTCAACGACGGCCACGATGCGCGCTGTGTGCGTTAGTCGACCGTGAAGTTGGTCATTTGGTGATTTGGTCATTTACGGCGTAGGCGGGAAACCAGAAATAAGGATGAACACCCCGTCCGTCATTCCCGCGTAGGCGGGAAACCAGGCAAAAGAAGGCTGGATTCCGGATCAAGCCCGGAATGACAAGGAGTAGGAATGGGAAAACAGTTCTATGTTTACATCATGGCAAGCAAGCGAAATGGAACGCTTTATATCGGCGTCACATCCAACTTGATCAAACGGATTTGGCAGCACAAGAACGATGTTGTGGAAGGATTCACATCAAAATACAGGGTCCATCGTCTCGTTCATTATGAACACCATCCCACTGCCGAAAGCGCCATCGGCCGCGAAAAGAAAATGAAAAAATGGCGAAGGGATTGGAAATTGAGATTGATCGAAAAGGGGAATCCAGACTGGAAGGATTTGTATGAAGAAATCTGCGGAACTGAGTAACTGGATTCCCGCCTTCGCGGGAATGACGAGGGGGAAAAGCGCGGGAATAACGAGGGAGAAAAACGCGGGAATGAGGGTACAGGTTTCATATACTCTTCAAATCCTCTTATGCCTTGCTGCTTGCCGCTTGCTTCTCGCTCCTTCTTTGGCCTTCGCCGCACCGAAGATCATCTTCGAGTCCGAGGTCCATCAATTCGAGAAAATCGAAAGTGGCACGGAAATCCCGGCTGAATTCCTGTTGCACAATGAAGGCGACGACGCACTTGTGATCGAAGAGTTGAAGGTGACGTGCGATTGCACCGAGGTCAGCGCCGAGCCGAAAGTCATCCCGCCGGGTGGTGAGGGAACGATCTTCGTCGTGCTGGATACGTCCTACCGCGTCGGCGAGCTGGACAAGGAGGTCGTCGTCGTCACGAACGACCCGGCGCGGCCGGAAATCACGTTGCACATCAAAGGAACGACCTACCTGCCATTGATCTTCAAACCCAGCCCGTTGTTTTTCGACAGCCTACACGCGGGTCAAAAAGCCTTCGCCGACGTCACACTCATGAATACCGGCAAGAAACCGATCACGGTTAAAAAGCTGCTGGCCTCGGAGCCCGACGTCGAACTGGCGGTTTCGGGAAAAGGCGACACAACCGTCGAATTGCCCCACACGTTGGAATCCGGCGATTATTTGTGGGTCAGGGTCACACTCCAGATAAACAACGAAGCCAAGGGATCAATCAACCGACAAATCTCGGCGGTCGCCGACCCAGCACCGGTGACGCCGTTGATTCTGAAAATACAAGGCAACTTCCCTTCGGAAGCGAAAGGACAACCTCAATGAGGCGTTTTGGGCTTTTCTTCTTGCTGACTGTTGTCGGCACGTTTCTTTCTTGCGCGACAACGATGCCGCCGCATTTGTCGAACCCGGCCGCGCACCCGAAGTTCCCCGTGTCGGAGTACATCACCGGCGTGGGGATGAGCGACACGGGTTTTAGTGACGCGGAGAACCTGGCCAAGCTGAAGGTTTCCGAGCAGGTGCGTTCGTACATTGAGTCGTCCTTCGAGCAGCACATGACCGAGAAGTTCAACAAGATATCGTGGCAAATCAAGAAGCACACAAAGTTCACCCACGCCGAGATGATCCGCATCGACACGACCTCGGGCGCCAAGGTGGGGCAGCTTTACTACGCCTTCGCCTATCTGCCGCGTAAGGACGTGTTCCGAGTTCTTTCTGGTGAATACGAAGCCGAGGCCACCAAGTTTCGCCGCTCCGCGCAATCGTTGCCGACTTTGCACGCCGACCTGCCTGCCTACACCGCGGGACTGCGCCAGTCGCAGAAGAGCTTTGCAGCGCTGGCTGCCAAAGCGTTTGAGATTCGCGCCGTGACCCTCAAGGAGCCCACGGCGTTTCAGGCCGACGACGCCGTGTTTCTGGCGATGGAGCGGGACCGCGTCGCCTTGCTGCGCGGCCTGAAAATCACGGTGCGCATCGAAAACGGCAACGTGGGCGACGCCCGCGAGGTGATCCTCATGGCGGTGACCGGCGCGCTGACGAGGCTCGGTCTGGAGGCCACACCCGGCGTTTGTGATCCGCAGAAACACGAGTTGCTCGTCAAGGCCGAAGTGAAGTGCAAACGCGGTTCGTTCGGCCCGCAATGCAAGCTCGATATCGCTGGCGCGCTAGTGCATTGCTCGTCGGGTGCCGTGCTGGCGGAGGCCGACCTGAACGATCCGTCGTTCAAGGGGCTGCACACCAAAGACCAGTCGCGGGCCTTGACGCAGCTTTACAACACGATCACCGCCGAAGCGCTGACGCCGCTGCTGCAAAAGGCGCTGGCGGGCGTGTTGCCGATTGATGAGCAAACCGCAGATGACGGGAGTATGTGATGGACAGGAATAACGCTGTGGCCAAGAAAGTCGTTTTTGGTCTGATAGCCGGGTTCATGCTTGCCTGCGTTTGGCATCTTGCCTTGGCCAGTGGAGATAAAAAGGTCGCGGTGTTGGAGTTGGTCAACAAGGCGGGCGTGACCGACGACGAAGCCTATGCGTTGACCGATCGTGTGCGGATGATCGCCAGCGAGAATCTGCCTGGCGCGCATTTTACAATCATGACCAGCGAGAACATTCAAGAATTGTTACCGCCCGACATGGATCTGAAGAAATGCACCACGGCCGAATGCGAAGTGGAGATGGGGCGGATGATCGGCGCAGAGTACCTAATTACCGGTGAGATCATCCGGTTTGCCGGGGATCTGCGCATCAATCTGAAGGTTCACAATTCCCGCACTGGTCACTTCGTTGGTGGCCGCAGTTGCGAGGCAACCGATATCCGCAGCCTGGAAACCGCACTGAAAGGAATTTCGAAACAGATCTTCGGGCTGGTGCTCTCGCACGCGGGCGTGGCGGCTCCGGCCCGCGGCGGTGGTGCTGCGGTCTTCGTCTCGCCCACGCAACCGTCGTCGACCGGCGGTGCGGCCGAGGTGCGGGCGCTGGCTCCGAGCGAGCAACCACCGGCGACGGCGACGGGGCCAGCGGGACTTTATATAACGAGCAACCCACCGGGTGCGGATGTCTATCTGGGTCAGACCAAGGCCGGGACGACGAGTCCGGCGTTTCAGAAGGTCAACCTCAAGCCGGGTACAACGGTGCGAGTGACGCTAAAGATGGACCTCTACCACGACGTTTCTTTTGACGTGGCGCTCAAGCCCGGCGTGATGAAATTCGAAGGCGTCGAACTCAAGCCCGCCTTCGGCTCGCTGAAAATCGAATCCGAGCCTTCCGGCGCGAAGGTGCTGATCGGCGGGACAGAGGTGGGCACCACGCCCTACAACAACCCGCGGTATCCCTCGGGCAATTACCTGGTCGTGGTGAAGATGGACCTTTTCCATGATCAATCTTTCCAATTGAACGTTGGCTCAGGAACCTCACATTCTGAAAATTTGTCGCTCAAGCCGGAATTCGGCTCGTTGAAGATCGATTCCGAACCCTCCGGCGCGAAGGTGCTGATCGGCGGTTCGGAAGTCGGAACGACGCCCTACACCAACCTGCGTTATCCATCAGGCCAATATCTACTATCGCTGGAACTGGATTGGCACCTCCCGGTTTTAGATGAGGTTTTTACCGTTATAAATGGGGAAACAACTTTACGAAGCTTTAAACTTTCCCAGGACTTTGGGACCCTTGATGTTGCATCGAATCCCAGCGGCGCTAAGGTCTTACTTAACGGTAAAAAGCTGGGAATAACCCCTGGTAATTTTCGCCTTGCTCCCGTTAAGGCAGGCAAACTTAAAGTAGTGATGGCAGGGTATCGAAGTAAGAAGTTCAAGATTTCACTGGACCGTGGGCAAACAGTGAAGATCACGGCAGATCAAGCGACGCTGCAAGCCAAGCTTGGTTCTTTGCAGGTGTACGCTGACCCCCCGGTGCCAGGAGCCAAAGTGTTTGTGGATGGACAGGTAATTGGGGCCGCACCATTGACAGTAACCGGCCTGATCGAAGGCAACCATGAAGTGAAGGTTGAATCAAAGGACAAAACCGGAACCATGACCATCTCCGTCGCCGAAGGGCAAACTGCAGTGGCGACAATCAAATTGAAGAGCAAGGGTGTTCTTGGTGCTGGCGGTAAAATATGGACCGACGTGTCCACGGGGTTGATGTGGCAAGTTGTTCCAACACGCGGAAAGAAGAATAAAACCTCAAAGAACTTAACAAAATCACATTGTAGGCGCTTGACTTTGGCTGGCTATGGAGACTGGCGTTTGCCGACGATCTCTGAGCTTCGGAGCCTTATCCGCGGCTGCCCAGCAACAGAAAAAGGTGGTTCCTGCAGTGTGACGGATTTGCGATTGAACCGCAATTGGCTTGAGAAATCGTGCTGGGGATGTTCAAGTAGAAAAGGACCAGGGCGGGACGGCATGTACATGCCTCCGGAGCTTTCGGGAAATTGTTGCTCGTATTGGTCGTCCTCAGCAGTCACGGGCGAAAATCGCAGCACTTGGTTCGTCAATTTTCGAACTGGCCGCATCTACAACGACTACTCCGGTGGCAACGCAAAATTCAATAGTATTACGCGCTGTGTCCGTTAGCCGGCGCTACTCTGTAAAGTAGACCGCTACGTAGCACGAGCCGTCAAAGTTGGTTATCTTCCGATTCCAAAGGGAGAGGAAATGAAACTCAAATGGCTTTTGACTATCTGTGCTGTTTTTCTGGTCATTTTTCCGGGGCTTGCCTTGGGCGCGGAGAAGATCGCCATTCTGGACCTGATCAATAAGAGCGGGTTGCCGGAAAACGATGTCTATTTCCTCACCGAACTGATTCGCGGGCAGGTGAAGCGGTCGTTGCCATCGTCCTCTTATTCGATCATGACCCGGGAGAACATCTTCGAGTTGCTGTCCCCCGACATGGACCTGAAG contains:
- a CDS encoding redoxin domain-containing protein; this translates as MRRMTIILVFFLLASVCAFAADSELLQTSGQAAVGQKVPWFSGWTVDDQVFNLKKAWADPATKRVALVFWATTCAPCRVGMQRLCQAKAKLERAHVKVVLVNVGEPVGTVRRFLKTHPQKFTVVVDQYGHSKKAFLNNGDGPTPVPRTAIIGRGGKVIRIIGAEGSDYINQIVK
- a CDS encoding PEGA domain-containing protein, with the translated sequence MNRNRNLFVVVAVVACLAVLIVWTFALAAGDKKVAVLELVNKAGITDDEAYFLTDKVRRTASQTLPISHFTIMTSENIQEMLPPGKDLAKCTDAACEVELGREIGAEYLITGEIIRYAGDLRVQIKVHHVPSGHFIGSEDTKAGSLEDQEGMLTASSSILMNKVLRHAGVQAPARAGGGAVFVQPTQPTGPSGQAEVRVLAPTELPPPTATGPAGLYITSKPAGAEVYLGQTKAGTTSPAFQKVNLQTGTNVRITLKMDLYHDAIFDAQLKPGITKFEGVELKPAFGSLKIESEPSGADVLIGGEKVGTTPFSDQRYPSGQYLVTVKKEWYLPQEDIQITVSDGQATTKMFALSQDFGTLEVASEPTGATVTLDGKKLGTTPGSWRVPPVMGGKLEVTLARHRGKSFQITIDRNQTVKITAEQATLTAKVGSLQVYADPPEPGAKVFVDGREVGTAPATVGDLIEGGHEVKVETKDKSGTSTVNIQEGQTAVATVPLGNRSGLAAGGAVWTDSSTGLTWQVSPTGGEMKWSAAKSHCEGLSLGGQSGWRLPTITELRSLIRGCPATQKGGSCGVTDSCLSYKSCRTSVCDGCSSKGGPGSGGAYWPPDLSGEVSWYWSSSAVADLDRYAWYVYFYDGDVYNGGYVNDGHDARCVR
- a CDS encoding GIY-YIG nuclease family protein encodes the protein MGKQFYVYIMASKRNGTLYIGVTSNLIKRIWQHKNDVVEGFTSKYRVHRLVHYEHHPTAESAIGREKKMKKWRRDWKLRLIEKGNPDWKDLYEEICGTE
- a CDS encoding DUF1573 domain-containing protein codes for the protein MAFAAPKIIFESEVHQFEKIESGTEIPAEFLLHNEGDDALVIEELKVTCDCTEVSAEPKVIPPGGEGTIFVVLDTSYRVGELDKEVVVVTNDPARPEITLHIKGTTYLPLIFKPSPLFFDSLHAGQKAFADVTLMNTGKKPITVKKLLASEPDVELAVSGKGDTTVELPHTLESGDYLWVRVTLQINNEAKGSINRQISAVADPAPVTPLILKIQGNFPSEAKGQPQ
- a CDS encoding PEGA domain-containing protein: MAKKVVFGLIAGFMLACVWHLALASGDKKVAVLELVNKAGVTDDEAYALTDRVRMIASENLPGAHFTIMTSENIQELLPPDMDLKKCTTAECEVEMGRMIGAEYLITGEIIRFAGDLRINLKVHNSRTGHFVGGRSCEATDIRSLETALKGISKQIFGLVLSHAGVAAPARGGGAAVFVSPTQPSSTGGAAEVRALAPSEQPPATATGPAGLYITSNPPGADVYLGQTKAGTTSPAFQKVNLKPGTTVRVTLKMDLYHDVSFDVALKPGVMKFEGVELKPAFGSLKIESEPSGAKVLIGGTEVGTTPYNNPRYPSGNYLVVVKMDLFHDQSFQLNVGSGTSHSENLSLKPEFGSLKIDSEPSGAKVLIGGSEVGTTPYTNLRYPSGQYLLSLELDWHLPVLDEVFTVINGETTLRSFKLSQDFGTLDVASNPSGAKVLLNGKKLGITPGNFRLAPVKAGKLKVVMAGYRSKKFKISLDRGQTVKITADQATLQAKLGSLQVYADPPVPGAKVFVDGQVIGAAPLTVTGLIEGNHEVKVESKDKTGTMTISVAEGQTAVATIKLKSKGVLGAGGKIWTDVSTGLMWQVVPTRGKKNKTSKNLTKSHCRRLTLAGYGDWRLPTISELRSLIRGCPATEKGGSCSVTDLRLNRNWLEKSCWGCSSRKGPGRDGMYMPPELSGNCCSYWSSSAVTGENRSTWFVNFRTGRIYNDYSGGNAKFNSITRCVR